The following are encoded in a window of Balaenoptera ricei isolate mBalRic1 chromosome 1, mBalRic1.hap2, whole genome shotgun sequence genomic DNA:
- the EFCAB14 gene encoding EF-hand calcium-binding domain-containing protein 14 isoform X2, whose protein sequence is MKKRKELNALIGLAGDSRRKKPKKGSGHRLLRTEPPDSDSESSSEEEEEFGVAGNRSRFVKGDYLRCCKICYPLCAFVILAACVVACVGLVWMQVALKEDLDALKEKFRTMESNQKSSFQEIPKLNEELLSKQKQLEKIESGELGLNKVWINITEMNKQISLLTSAVSHLKANVKSAADLISLPATVEGLQKSVASIGNTLNSVHLAVEAIQKTVDEHKKTMELLQSDMNQHALKETSGSNQTIPSPSATSELDSKTHSENLKQMNDRAATLKRESLHQVTNRTESVKSQSIKKEDSSDSQVYKLREKLQLISALTSKPESSRPPETADEEQVQSFTSKPSALPKFPRSLGGQIEKAAQLRPVSLPGISSIEDLQDLFHKTGQDVDGKLTYQEIWDSLHSAVPEPERLREFDSDGDGRYSFLELRVALGV, encoded by the exons ATGAAAAAGCGCAAAGAGCTCAATGCACTGATCGGCTTGGCTGGGGACAGCCGGAGAAAGAAGCCCAAGAAAGGCTCAGGCCACCGCCTGCTTCGCACCGAGCCTCCTGACTCAGACTCTGAGTCCAgctcagaggaggaagaggaatttGGTGTAGCTGGAAACCGCTCTCGCTTTGTCAA GGGAGACTATTTACGATGCTGCAAGATCTGTTATCCCCTCTGTGCTTTTGTCATCCTTGCCGCCTGTGTCGTGGCCTGCGTTGGCTTGGTGTGGATGCAAGTTGCTCTGAAGGAGGATCTGGATGCCCTCAAGGAAAAATTTAGAACAA tgGAATCTAATCAGAAAAGCTCATTCCAAGAAATACCCAAACTTAACGAAGAACTACtcagcaaacaaaaacaacttgagAAGATTGAATCTGGAGAGCTGGGATTGAACAAAGTCTGGATAAACATCACAGAAATGAATAAGCAG ATTTCTCTGCTGACTTCTGCAGTAAGCCACCTCAAAGCCAATGTCAAGTCAGCTGCAGACTTAATTAGCCTGCCTGCCACTGTAGAGGGACTTCAGAAG AGTGTAGCTTCCATTGGCAATACTTTAAACAGCGTCCATCTTGCTGTGGAGGCAATACAGAAGACTGTGGACGAACACAAGAAAACCATGGAGTTACTGCAGAGTGATATG AATCAGCATGCCTTAAAGGAAACCAGTGGAAGCAACCAGACCATTCCATCACCTTCAGCTACATCTGAACTTGACAGTAAAACCCACAGTGAGAATTTGAAACAG ATGAATGATAGAGCTGCCACTCTGAAGAGAGAGTCTTTGCATCAAGTGACCAACAGAACAGAGTCAGTAAAATCCCAGAGCATAAAG AAAGAAGATAGTTCAGATTCTCAGGTATACAAGCTCAGAGAGAAACTGCAGCTGATCAGTGCTCTCACAAGCAAACCTGAGAGCAGCAGGCCTCCAGAGACTGCCGATGAAG AGCAAGTTCAGAGTTTCACATCAAAGCCATCAGCATTGCCAAAATTCCCACGGTCTCTTGGAGGCCAGATTGAGAAAGCTGCCCAGCTAAGGCCTGTCTCCCTACCAGGAATTTCTAGCATCGAag ATCTTCAGGATTTATTCCATAAGACTGGGCAGGATGTGGATGGGAAGCTGACCTACCAGGAAATCTGGGACTCCTTACATTCTGCTGTGCCAGAACCAGAGCGTTTGAGGGAGTTTGATTCTGATGGAGATGGAAGATACTCATTCCTGGAGCTAAGAGTAGCTTTAGGTGTCTAG
- the EFCAB14 gene encoding EF-hand calcium-binding domain-containing protein 14 isoform X1 has translation MKKRKELNALIGLAGDSRRKKPKKGSGHRLLRTEPPDSDSESSSEEEEEFGVAGNRSRFVKGDYLRCCKICYPLCAFVILAACVVACVGLVWMQVALKEDLDALKEKFRTMESNQKSSFQEIPKLNEELLSKQKQLEKIESGELGLNKVWINITEMNKQISLLTSAVSHLKANVKSAADLISLPATVEGLQKSVASIGNTLNSVHLAVEAIQKTVDEHKKTMELLQSDMNQHALKETSGSNQTIPSPSATSELDSKTHSENLKQDILYLHNFLEEVNSALVGYQRENDLKLEGMNETVSNLTQRVNLIERDLVAMSKVEKRANLSFSMMNDRAATLKRESLHQVTNRTESVKSQSIKKEDSSDSQVYKLREKLQLISALTSKPESSRPPETADEEQVQSFTSKPSALPKFPRSLGGQIEKAAQLRPVSLPGISSIEDLQDLFHKTGQDVDGKLTYQEIWDSLHSAVPEPERLREFDSDGDGRYSFLELRVALGV, from the exons ATGAAAAAGCGCAAAGAGCTCAATGCACTGATCGGCTTGGCTGGGGACAGCCGGAGAAAGAAGCCCAAGAAAGGCTCAGGCCACCGCCTGCTTCGCACCGAGCCTCCTGACTCAGACTCTGAGTCCAgctcagaggaggaagaggaatttGGTGTAGCTGGAAACCGCTCTCGCTTTGTCAA GGGAGACTATTTACGATGCTGCAAGATCTGTTATCCCCTCTGTGCTTTTGTCATCCTTGCCGCCTGTGTCGTGGCCTGCGTTGGCTTGGTGTGGATGCAAGTTGCTCTGAAGGAGGATCTGGATGCCCTCAAGGAAAAATTTAGAACAA tgGAATCTAATCAGAAAAGCTCATTCCAAGAAATACCCAAACTTAACGAAGAACTACtcagcaaacaaaaacaacttgagAAGATTGAATCTGGAGAGCTGGGATTGAACAAAGTCTGGATAAACATCACAGAAATGAATAAGCAG ATTTCTCTGCTGACTTCTGCAGTAAGCCACCTCAAAGCCAATGTCAAGTCAGCTGCAGACTTAATTAGCCTGCCTGCCACTGTAGAGGGACTTCAGAAG AGTGTAGCTTCCATTGGCAATACTTTAAACAGCGTCCATCTTGCTGTGGAGGCAATACAGAAGACTGTGGACGAACACAAGAAAACCATGGAGTTACTGCAGAGTGATATG AATCAGCATGCCTTAAAGGAAACCAGTGGAAGCAACCAGACCATTCCATCACCTTCAGCTACATCTGAACTTGACAGTAAAACCCACAGTGAGAATTTGAAACAG GATATCCTGTACCTCCACAACTTTTTAGAGGAAGTAAACAGTGCCCTAGTGGGATACCAGAGAGAGAATGATCTTAAACTCGAGGGGATGAATGAGACAGTCAGTAATCTTACCCAGAGAGTCAACTTGATAGAAAGAGATCTGGTTGCTATGAGCAAGGTAGAAAAGCGAGCGAACCTGTCCTTCAGCATG ATGAATGATAGAGCTGCCACTCTGAAGAGAGAGTCTTTGCATCAAGTGACCAACAGAACAGAGTCAGTAAAATCCCAGAGCATAAAG AAAGAAGATAGTTCAGATTCTCAGGTATACAAGCTCAGAGAGAAACTGCAGCTGATCAGTGCTCTCACAAGCAAACCTGAGAGCAGCAGGCCTCCAGAGACTGCCGATGAAG AGCAAGTTCAGAGTTTCACATCAAAGCCATCAGCATTGCCAAAATTCCCACGGTCTCTTGGAGGCCAGATTGAGAAAGCTGCCCAGCTAAGGCCTGTCTCCCTACCAGGAATTTCTAGCATCGAag ATCTTCAGGATTTATTCCATAAGACTGGGCAGGATGTGGATGGGAAGCTGACCTACCAGGAAATCTGGGACTCCTTACATTCTGCTGTGCCAGAACCAGAGCGTTTGAGGGAGTTTGATTCTGATGGAGATGGAAGATACTCATTCCTGGAGCTAAGAGTAGCTTTAGGTGTCTAG